The following are encoded together in the Gorilla gorilla gorilla isolate KB3781 chromosome 14, NHGRI_mGorGor1-v2.1_pri, whole genome shotgun sequence genome:
- the LOC134757058 gene encoding uncharacterized protein gives MACAPPAAPPVTHLLAPGCLCSWLPSQLRPQLPLQGGVTAGLCHTLEPPPNYPLPGAGPLPVAQPRGLLMGAHVSSAPAVGVGAASCHRLCPGFPDRPRPTLRSCIMNAVETCGQAWRRSSSSPRHPPCSPCSSPEPPDSPGPQRGLTLSSRPLGSGQLGGAATGAACREQSRDGDRAGHPFWKCLHFQTAGGTPKLARQASIELPSMAAATTKSWWETGEVQAQSAAKTPSCKDVVAGDMSKKSLWEQKGGSKTSSTIKHSGPWRKHQTNTDGGTFKD, from the exons ATGGCGTGTGCCCCTCCTGCTGCCCCACCTGTCACCCACCTGCTGGCCCCGGGCTGTCTCTGCTCCTGGCTCCCCTCCCAGCTGCGTCCCCAGCTGCCTCTCCAGGGAGGAGTGACAGCTGGCCTGTGCCACACCCTCGAGCCCCCCCCGAACTACCCCCTCCCTGGGGCAGGACCCCTGCCTGTGGCACAACCAAGGGGCCTGCTGATGGGGGCTCATGTGAGCAGTGCCCCAGctgtgggtgtgggtgctgcCAGCTGCCACCGCCTTTGCCCTGGTTTCCCAGATAGACCCCGACCCACACTCCGAAGCTGTATCATGAATGCTGTG GAGACCTGTGGTCAGGCCTGGAGGAGAAGCTCCTCCTCTCCTCGACATCCTCCCTGCAGCCCTTGCTCTTCACCAGAGCCTCCTGACTCCCCAGGACCCCAGAGAGGACTGACCCTCTCCAGCCGACCTCTGGGCTCAGGACAGCTGGGTGGGGCAGCCACAGGAGCTGCCTGTAGGGAGCAGAGTCGGGACGGGGACCGAGCCGGACACCCATTCTGGAAGTGTCTGCACTTCCAG ACTGCTGGTGGGACCCCCAAGCTAGCCCGCCAGGCCTCCATAGAGCTGCCCAGCATGGCCGCGGCCACTACCAAGAGTTGGTGGGAGACGGGTGAGGTACAGGCTCAGTCTGCGGCCAAGACTCCGTCCTGCAAG GATGTTGTGGCTGGAGACATGAGCAAGAAAAGCCTCTGGGAGCAGAAGGGAGGCTCCAAGACCTCATCAACAATTAAG